A stretch of the Argentina anserina chromosome 6, drPotAnse1.1, whole genome shotgun sequence genome encodes the following:
- the LOC126797061 gene encoding U-box domain-containing protein 35-like, with protein sequence MKCTEIVLEDNDIPNALIKYVKANSIEILVLGVPTRGGIFRFKLTDVPSNVIKMTPDFCSVYVITKGKISYMRSSTVAPPPPPPRSNHQMQHHPSKVSEPSDSQSIRTERPNSGGVLRMLYQSGSQHFDEIRSPFTRRRPSMDRSYDLSPDIDISFVSGGRPSVDRMYPSFLDSLDSRRNSRHLISAESENRSSLSSNLASKHLMEITYPKPEFSSSSVNGGNSWLSQINNNNTLEDVELEMRHLRLELKQTMEMYNTACKEALMAKNKENELINRCKMEEGQRLEDLRVAEEATLALVEREKVRCKAAVEAAAASQRLVELEAQKRRNAELKARNEFKERKESYGARSYDVRYRKYTFVEIEVATSNFSQARKIGEGGYGPVYRGELDHTPVAIKVLRSNAAQGRSQFQQEIEVLSCIRHPNMVLLLGACPEFGCLVYEYMGNGSLEDRLFRRGNTPVIPWQLRFRIAAEIATGLLFLHQAKPEPLVHRDLKPSNILLDNNYVSKISDVGLARLLPSSVTDAVTQYHMTSTAGTFCYIDPEYQQTGMLGTKSDIYSLGVLLLQIITAKPPIGLTHHVERALEEGRINEMLDPAVPDWPVGETLKFARLSLQCAEMRKKDRPDLGKVILPELNRLRAIAEDSLQCVMFGGGGSVLSPNPNSNSTSQDVISRPQSGYDSSRSRTSSISSHPGRIR encoded by the exons ATGAAATGCACCGAAATTGTACTCGAGGACAATGACATACCAAATGCATTGATCAAGTATGTCAAAGCTAATTCAATTGAGATTTTGGTACTTGGTGTTCCAACAAGAGGTGGCATTTTCAG ATTCAAACTTACAGATGTTCCAAGCAATGTCATTAAAATGACGCCAGACTTTTGCTCGGTTTATGTCATCACCAAAGGGAAAATCTCATACATGCGAAGCTCCACTGTAGCACCGCCACCGCCTCCTCCGCGTAGTAATCATCAAATGCAGCACCATCCCAGCAAGGTTTCTGAACCAAGTGATTCACAATCCATTCGCACCGAGAGACCTAACAGCGGAGGTGTGCTT AGGATGCTTTATCAATCGGGAAGCCAACATTTTGATGAGATCAG GTCACCGTTCACAAGAAGAAGACCTTCGATGGACAGATCATATGACCTCTCACCAGATATTGACATATCGTTTGTGAGTGGTGGAAGACCAAGTGTGGATCGCATGTATCCTTCTTTCTTAGATAGCTTGGATTCAAGGAGGAATTCTCGACATTTGATTAGCGCAGAATCGGAAAACAGAAGCTCTTTGTCATCCAACCTGGCAAGCAAGCATCTTATGGAAATCACCTATCCAAAACCTGAATTTTCATCATCCTCAGTTAATGGAGGAAATTCTTGGTTATcacaaattaataataataatacttTG GAAGATGTGGAGCTTGAGATGAGGCATCTCAGGCTAGAGCTCAAGCAAACAATGGAGATGTACAATACAGCGTGCAAGGAAGCACTAATGGCAAAAAATAAG GAAAATGAACTAATTAACCGGTGCAAAATGGAAGAGGGACAAAGATTAGAAGACTTGCGAGTAGCTGAGGAAGCTACATTGGCGCTTGTAGAAAGGGAGAAAGTGAGATGCAAGGCAGCGGTTGAAGCAGCTGCAGCATCTCAAAGGCTTGTGGAATTGGAAGCACAAAAGAGGAGAAATGCAGAACTGAAAGCCCGTAATGAATTTAAAGAGAGGAAGGAGTCATATGGAGCAAGGTCATATGACGTTAGGTACAGGAAGTACACATTTGTGGAGATTGAAGTGGCAACAAGTAACTTTTCTCAAGCTCGCAAGATTGGGGAAGGAGGTTATGGGCCAGTATACAGAGGTGAACTAGATCACACACCAGTTGCTATAAAAGTTCTACGTTCAAATGCAGCTCAAGGACGATCACAGTTCCAGCAAGAG ATTGAAGTATTGAGCTGCATACGACATCCAAACATGGTTCTACTTCTTGGAGCTTGTCCAGAGTTTGGTTGCTTAGTCTATGAGTACATGGGCAATGGGAGCTTGGAGGATCGTCTATTTCGCCGAGGTAACACTCCTGTTATCCCTTGGCAGCTAAGGTTTCGAATAGCTGCAGAAATTGCAACGGGGCTCTTATTCCTTCATCAAGCTAAGCCAGAACCCCTCGTGCATCGTGACCTAAAACCCAGCAACATATTGCTAGACAATAACTATGTGAGCAAGATCAGTGATGTAGGTCTGGCTAGACTTTTGCCTTCATCAGTAACGGATGCTGTCACTCAGTACCACATGACATCAACGGCTGGAACATTTTGCTACATCGATCCAGAGTATCAGCAAACAGGCATGCTTGGAACTAAATCTGATATCTACTCACTTGGTGTGTTGCTTCTACAAATCATTACAGCCAAGCCACCAATTGGATTGACTCATCACGTAGAGCGAGCCCTCGAGGAGGGAAGAATCAATGAGATGCTTGATCCTGCTGTTCCTGATTGGCCAGTTGGGGAAACCTTAAAATTTGCAAGGCTTTCTTTACAGTGTGCTGAAATGAGGAAAAAAGACCGACCGGATCTTGGGAAGGTTATACTGCCTGAGCTTAACAGACTAAGAGCCATCGCTGAAGATAGCTTGCAATGTGTTATGTTTGGAGGAGGTGGATCAGTACTCtcaccaaatccaaactcgAATTCTACCTCACAA GATGTCatcagtcgaccacaatctggaTATGATAGCTCGAGGAGTCGTACTTCAAGCATATCATCGCATCCTGGAAGAATTAGATGA